The following coding sequences are from one Eleginops maclovinus isolate JMC-PN-2008 ecotype Puerto Natales chromosome 11, JC_Emac_rtc_rv5, whole genome shotgun sequence window:
- the LOC134872182 gene encoding poly(A) polymerase type 3-like, translating into MVPNLGVPTPPSIAKIDILCVGPGFLQRKDFFSSFVGKLKRQREVKDIRAIEEAFVPVVKLSFEGIEIDLVFARVARNRVPEGMDLLREDWLQGMDIQSVRSLNGYRVTEEILRLVPNIQNFRLALRTIKLWAKRELRSLLVLLNRSENTANRHKPHLLNQSPRHSKRVNISGVK; encoded by the exons ATGGTTCCCAACCTGGGGGTCCCGACTCCTCCCAGCATTGCCAAA ATCGACATCCTCTGTGTGGGACCGGGTTTCCTCCAGAGGAAGgacttcttctcctcttttgttGGAAAActgaagaggcagagagaggtcAAAGACATAAGA GCCATTGAAGAGGCGTTCGTCCCTGTGGTCAAACTGAGCTTTGAAGGAATTGAG ATAGACTTAGTGTTTGCCAGGGTGGCCAGGAATAGAGTCCCAGAGGGAATGGACCTGCTCCGAGAGGATTGGTTGCAGGGGATGGACATCCAGTCCGTGAGGAGTCTGAACG gcTACAGAGTAACAGAGGAGATCCTCAGGCTCGTGCCCAATATTCAGAACTTCAGACTTGCTCTGAGGACCATAAAGCTCTGGGCCAAACGTGAGTTGAGATCTCTCCTTGTATTACTAAATAGATCAGAAAATACTGCCAACAGACATAAACCTCATTTACTCAATCAATCACCAAGACACAGTAAAAGAGTAAacatcagtggtgtaaagtaa
- the c11h11orf54 gene encoding ester hydrolase C11orf54 homolog: MADVSKTVKVQLHAPDLQELRGVLQEGLEDNFAEVQVSIVECPDLTKEPFQFPVKGLCGKPRITDVGGVPYLVPLVQKHKEYNMNTISKELELPGAFVLGAAAAPSRVVGMNAELMPLVLTEAEGQPAVNSSYFASINPADGQCLQEKYSNKFSDCNFGLLGNLYACEGKSGKVLEVRAKKRTGVHSLVTAMRNTLESHYPEKSLALGGTFIIQKGKAKIHIMPREFSACPLDTNDDVNNWLKHFEVSAPLICQSVLVSRDPGLDLRVEHTHCFSHHGEGGHYYIDTTPDSVEYLGYFMPAEFVYRIDRPKDTHAVGRD, translated from the exons ATGGCTGATGTCAGCAAGACTGTAAAGGTTCAGTTGCACGCGCCAGATTTACAGGAGCTGCGTGGTG TATTACAAGAAGGACTGGAAGATAACTTTGCTGAAGTTCAGGTGAGTATTGTGGAATGTCCAGATCTCACCAAAGAGCCCTTCCAGTTTCCTGTTAAAG GCTTGTGTGGAAAGCCTCGCATCACTGATGTTGGTGGTGTGCCGTACCTGGTCCCCTTGGTTCAGAAGCACAAG GAATACAACATGAACACCATATCAAAGGAGCTGGAGCTGCCAGGAGCCTTCGTCCTTGGTGCAGCAGCTGCCCCTTCCAGAGTAGTTGGAATGAACGCAGAG CTGATGCCTCTGGTTCTGACCGAAGCGGAGGGACAGCCTGCAGTAAACAGCAGCTACTTCGCCTCCATCAATCCTGCCGATGGCCAGTGTCTGCAGGAAAAATACAGCAACAAATTCTCTGACTGCAACTTTGGACTGCTGGGCAATCTGTATGCATGTGAAGGGAAGTCTGGAAAG GTCCTAGAGGTGCGGGCCAAGAAGAGAACCGGGGTCCACAGTCTGGTGACGGCCATGAGGAACACTCTGGAGAGTCACTACCCTGAAAAAAGCCTGGCTCTGGGAGGCACCTTCATCATCCAGAAAGGGAAAGCTAAAATCCACATCATG CCAAGAGAGTTCTCTGCCTGCCCCCTCGACACCAACGATGACGTCAACAACTGGCTCAAGCATTTTGAGGTCAGCGCCCCCCTCATCTGCCAGTCAGTGCTGGTATCCAGAGACCCT GGTCTGGACCTACGCGtggagcacacacactgcttcagCCACCACGGAGAAGGTGGTCACTACTACATTGACACCACTCCGGACAGTGTGGAGTACCTTGGCTACTTCATGCCTGCAGAGTTTGTGTACCGCATCGACAGGCCCAAAGACACCCATGCAGTTGGAAGAGATTGA
- the LOC134871677 gene encoding uncharacterized protein LOC134871677 isoform X1 — protein MRRYVKSSLRQGRDPVSEGPAEAESSDSGDSLFITQKPVPEAVRSGRSTRYSWWAKPLSPTDIEESEEDKESSDSYHGESPSGNLHRIKKIRLPKFSFPFRAERKRVLLRVHNERLHSYLMGGFFECVRLRDLRMGCQTTKDVESSLPTVDMDGEHISPLSEEDEERLDEEDIKVVERKQFLMSSKSSRKKKISAAEDVRQENVNGSVETAVRVEDYLASGSCNMEYNGEDVEQFGTFTEPPDANVETRKKKNKKWGGREVIVTTEECEEEEAPNRTLDLLQISPEKLEGLEICSKNAAETQEKFKSRYVKKKEHKKKQASPSKDATQEVDTRYSHERNEKVDNTQKTKEGLEDQNADLTERKKKKKKILNSNLFEDHVPQSDDSVSMKEKEEKGTSSFLVADAEDNDAPVEQNDSDVRKKKKKRKIPVAQDSVEINIEQSFEEPNKWVKRKKKETGNKTDSVTPTERLKSAGDGEFSPTDEAVVSKKKRKKKKRCKADPCNVIQEDPSATEDVESLKSSLNDCSSVSHKNIGKNAPSAETFHSKIEMSPSYSIVDSKSKKVRRRLHNPSKDFFKPTD, from the exons ATGAGGCGGTATGTTAAGTCCTCCCTGAGACAGGGCAGAGATCCTGTATCTGAGGGACCTGCTGAAGCCGAGAG CAGTGACTCTGGAGACAGCTTGTTCATAACTCAGAAGCCAGTACCTGAGGCTGTGAGATCAGGAAGAAGTACTCGCTACAGCTGGTGGGCAAAACCCTTATCTCCCACAGATATTGAAGAAAGCGAAGAAGACAAAGAATCGTCAGACTCCTACCATGGAGAATCCCCATCTGGCAATTTGCacagaataaagaaaatcaGGTTGCCAAAATTCAGTTTCCCTTTCCGTGCAGAGCGGAAGCGTGTGTTGTTACGTGTACACAACGAACGCCTTCAT AGTTATCTGATGGGAGGCTTCTTTGAATGTGTCAGACTTAGAGATCTGAGGATGGGCTGTCAAACAACGAAGGATGTGGAGTCATCTTTACCAACTGTTGACATGGATGGGGAGCACATATCTCCATTGTCAGA AGAAGACGAAGAAAGGTTGGATGAGGAAGACATCAAAGTCGTG gagaggaaacaatTCCTGATGTCCTCAAAAtcaagcagaaaaaagaaaatatctgcGGCAGAAGATGTTAGGCAGGAAAATGTAAATGGAAGCGTGGAAACTGCTGTGAGAGTGGAGGATTATTTGGCCTCAGGGAGCTGTAACATGGAGTACAATGGTGAGGACGTTGAGCAGTTTGGAACCTTTACCGAACCTCCAGATGCAAATGTTGAGACAcggaagaagaaaaacaaaaagtggggggggagagaggtgaTTGTTACTACAGAGGAatgtgaagaagaggaggcacCTAATCGCACTTTAGATTTGCTGCAAATATCCCCAGAAAAGTTGGAGGGATTAGAAATCTGTTCAAAAAATGCTGCAGAAACTCAGGAAAAATTCAAATCCAGGTACGTCAAAAAGAAGGAGCACAAAAAGAAGCAAGCATCACCTTCCAAAGATGCTACTCAAGAGGTAGATACTCGTTACTCtcatgaaagaaatgaaaaggttGATAATACCCAAAAAACAAAGGAGGGCCTTGAAGACCAAAATGCTGATCTGactgaaagaaagaagaaaaagaagaaaatattaaaCAGCAATTTATTTGAAGACCACGTGCCGCAAAGTGATGATTCAGTGTCTatgaaggaaaaggaagagaaaggcACCTCTTCCTTCCTTGTAGCTGATGCAGAAGATAACGATGCACCCGTGGAACAGAATGACAGCGACgtcaggaaaaagaaaaaaaagagaaagatacCAGTAGCGCAGGACagtgttgaaataaatattgagCAGAGTTTTGAGGAACCAAACAAATGggtgaaaaggaaaaagaaagaaacaggaaataaaaccgATTCGGTGACCCCCACGGAAAGATTGAAAAGTGCAGGTGATGGGGAATTTTCTCCAACTGATGAGGCTGTGGTGTCGAAAAAGAAAcggaaaaagaagaaaaggtgtAAAGCTGACCCATGCAATGTGATACAAGAGGATCCATCTGCCACTGAAGATGTTGAATCTCTAAAGTCTTCGCTGAATGACTGTAGCTCAGTTTCACATAAGAATATAGGCAAAAATGCTCCCAGTGCTGAGACTTTTCACTCAAAAATTGAAATGTCACCTTCATACAGTATCGTGGAtagcaaaagtaaaaaggtCAGACGAAGACTTCACAATCCAAGCAAGGATTTCTTCAAACCCACAGATTAG
- the aspa gene encoding aspartoacylase, with protein MSSFNISSSFKEARRVAIFGGTHGNEMSGVTLVNLWVKNGAEIQRKGVETKPFITNPKAVEKCTRYVDTDLNRAFSPENLSAPRGDNQPYEVQRAQEINRIFGPKGSPDAYDVIFDLHNTTSNMGCTLILESSKDQFNLQMMNYIKKAISPSSCLVLLNEHPLLKYSTSRSIAKHPVGLEVGPQPQGVLRSNIFEAMRVILKHALDFIELFNEGMEFPSCTVEVFRVLERIDYPRDANGNIIAMVHPNLQDCDWEPLNPGDPMFQTFDGKTIRFQGSGTVYPTFINEAAYYEKQQAFVTTRRESLVASSIRKV; from the exons ATGTCCTCTTTTAACATCAGCTCGAGCTTTAAAGAGGCAAGGAGAGTAGCTATTTTCGGAGGAACGCACGGGAACGAGATGTCAGGCGTGACGCTGGTGAACCTGTGGGTGAAAAACGGCGCCGAGATCCAGAGGAAAGGGGTCGAGACCAAACCTTTCATCACCAACCCGAAGGCTGTGGAGAAGTGCACCAGATATGTGGACACGGATCTGAACCGAGCCTTCTCCCCAGAAAACCTCAG TGCCCCTCGAGGAGACAACCAGCCCTATGAGGTGCAGAGAGCCCAGGAGATCAACAGGATATTTGGGCCCAAAGGAAGCCCAGATGCCTACGATGTTATCTTCGACCTCCACAACACGACGTCCAACATGGGCTGCACCCTTATCCTGGAGAGCTCCAAAGACCAGTTCAATCTGCAGATGATGAACTACATCAAG AAAGCCATCTCTCCAAGTAGTTGTCTTGTTCTGCTGAATGAACATCCTCTTTTGAAATATTCCACTTCACGCTCTATTGCCAAGCACCCTGTTG GTCTGGAAGTGGGTCCCCAGCCTCAAGGTGTTTTGAGGAGCAACATATTTGAAGCTATGAGGGTCATACTGAAACATGCACTGGACTTCATTGAACTGTTTAATGAAG GCATGGAGTTTCCTTCTTGTACAGTAGAAGTTTTCCGGGTCTTAGAGAGGATCGACTACCCAAGAGATGCCAACGGAAACATCATAGCTATGGTGCATCCCAATCTGCAG GACTGTGACTGGGAACCGCTGAACCCTGGTGACCCTATGTTCCAAACTTTTGATGGAAAGACCATCCGGTTCCAAGGCTCAGGCACCGTCTACCCCACTTTTATTAATGAGGCGGCCTATTATGAAAAACAACAGGCATTTGTAACCACCAGGCGAGAAAGCTTGGTGGCCAGTTCGATCAGAAAAGTATGA
- the LOC134871677 gene encoding uncharacterized protein LOC134871677 isoform X2 — MRRYVKSSLRQGRDPVSEGPAEAESDSGDSLFITQKPVPEAVRSGRSTRYSWWAKPLSPTDIEESEEDKESSDSYHGESPSGNLHRIKKIRLPKFSFPFRAERKRVLLRVHNERLHSYLMGGFFECVRLRDLRMGCQTTKDVESSLPTVDMDGEHISPLSEEDEERLDEEDIKVVERKQFLMSSKSSRKKKISAAEDVRQENVNGSVETAVRVEDYLASGSCNMEYNGEDVEQFGTFTEPPDANVETRKKKNKKWGGREVIVTTEECEEEEAPNRTLDLLQISPEKLEGLEICSKNAAETQEKFKSRYVKKKEHKKKQASPSKDATQEVDTRYSHERNEKVDNTQKTKEGLEDQNADLTERKKKKKKILNSNLFEDHVPQSDDSVSMKEKEEKGTSSFLVADAEDNDAPVEQNDSDVRKKKKKRKIPVAQDSVEINIEQSFEEPNKWVKRKKKETGNKTDSVTPTERLKSAGDGEFSPTDEAVVSKKKRKKKKRCKADPCNVIQEDPSATEDVESLKSSLNDCSSVSHKNIGKNAPSAETFHSKIEMSPSYSIVDSKSKKVRRRLHNPSKDFFKPTD; from the exons ATGAGGCGGTATGTTAAGTCCTCCCTGAGACAGGGCAGAGATCCTGTATCTGAGGGACCTGCTGAAGCCGAGAG TGACTCTGGAGACAGCTTGTTCATAACTCAGAAGCCAGTACCTGAGGCTGTGAGATCAGGAAGAAGTACTCGCTACAGCTGGTGGGCAAAACCCTTATCTCCCACAGATATTGAAGAAAGCGAAGAAGACAAAGAATCGTCAGACTCCTACCATGGAGAATCCCCATCTGGCAATTTGCacagaataaagaaaatcaGGTTGCCAAAATTCAGTTTCCCTTTCCGTGCAGAGCGGAAGCGTGTGTTGTTACGTGTACACAACGAACGCCTTCAT AGTTATCTGATGGGAGGCTTCTTTGAATGTGTCAGACTTAGAGATCTGAGGATGGGCTGTCAAACAACGAAGGATGTGGAGTCATCTTTACCAACTGTTGACATGGATGGGGAGCACATATCTCCATTGTCAGA AGAAGACGAAGAAAGGTTGGATGAGGAAGACATCAAAGTCGTG gagaggaaacaatTCCTGATGTCCTCAAAAtcaagcagaaaaaagaaaatatctgcGGCAGAAGATGTTAGGCAGGAAAATGTAAATGGAAGCGTGGAAACTGCTGTGAGAGTGGAGGATTATTTGGCCTCAGGGAGCTGTAACATGGAGTACAATGGTGAGGACGTTGAGCAGTTTGGAACCTTTACCGAACCTCCAGATGCAAATGTTGAGACAcggaagaagaaaaacaaaaagtggggggggagagaggtgaTTGTTACTACAGAGGAatgtgaagaagaggaggcacCTAATCGCACTTTAGATTTGCTGCAAATATCCCCAGAAAAGTTGGAGGGATTAGAAATCTGTTCAAAAAATGCTGCAGAAACTCAGGAAAAATTCAAATCCAGGTACGTCAAAAAGAAGGAGCACAAAAAGAAGCAAGCATCACCTTCCAAAGATGCTACTCAAGAGGTAGATACTCGTTACTCtcatgaaagaaatgaaaaggttGATAATACCCAAAAAACAAAGGAGGGCCTTGAAGACCAAAATGCTGATCTGactgaaagaaagaagaaaaagaagaaaatattaaaCAGCAATTTATTTGAAGACCACGTGCCGCAAAGTGATGATTCAGTGTCTatgaaggaaaaggaagagaaaggcACCTCTTCCTTCCTTGTAGCTGATGCAGAAGATAACGATGCACCCGTGGAACAGAATGACAGCGACgtcaggaaaaagaaaaaaaagagaaagatacCAGTAGCGCAGGACagtgttgaaataaatattgagCAGAGTTTTGAGGAACCAAACAAATGggtgaaaaggaaaaagaaagaaacaggaaataaaaccgATTCGGTGACCCCCACGGAAAGATTGAAAAGTGCAGGTGATGGGGAATTTTCTCCAACTGATGAGGCTGTGGTGTCGAAAAAGAAAcggaaaaagaagaaaaggtgtAAAGCTGACCCATGCAATGTGATACAAGAGGATCCATCTGCCACTGAAGATGTTGAATCTCTAAAGTCTTCGCTGAATGACTGTAGCTCAGTTTCACATAAGAATATAGGCAAAAATGCTCCCAGTGCTGAGACTTTTCACTCAAAAATTGAAATGTCACCTTCATACAGTATCGTGGAtagcaaaagtaaaaaggtCAGACGAAGACTTCACAATCCAAGCAAGGATTTCTTCAAACCCACAGATTAG